The DNA region ATGTAAAATTTTATTGAcgatgaaaaaaatattaaagttaAGTCCATACTTAAAAGTCACCTACACAACTCCCTATTTAATGGAGtaaagaaatagaagaaaaacttGAAGCCGACTCTCTGTCTCACATCATCATTGTTTATATATAGACACACTTCATTCTCTTTCCCATTGCCTCTATATCTTCTCTCCCCAAGTTTCTGTTTCTTGGTTCTAAAGTATAGGTACCCTTTGTCTCCTCCTCCTACCATTATTCTCAAGTTTTCTTCATGCCCTGGTAACCATTGcctcatatatacacacacgaaGTATCCAAAATAACAGGAAAACAAAACAATGAGTTGCAATGGTTGTCGAGTCCTTCGAAAAGGATGCAGTGAGAACTGTATTCTTAGACCTTGTTTGCAATGGATCGAAACCCCTGAAGCCCAAGGCCATGCCACTGTATTTGTCGCTAAGTTTTTTGGCCGTGCTGGACTCATGTCCTTCATTTCCAACGTACCAGAAAACCAACGACCTGGTATACTTTTCTACGAACTCTTTTGTAGTTTTGTTCATTAATTTGCTGAgattatttttgtttataaactgagattatttttgtgtatttgcTTACAGCTTTGTTTCAGTCTTTGTTATACGAAGCTGCTGGAAGAACAGTGAATCCAGTTAACGGAGCGGTAGGTTTATTATGGACTGGTAATTGGCACGTCTGTCAAGCGGCGGTGGAGACCGTCCTCCACGGTGGCGCGTTGCGGCCAATCCCTGAATTTCTCGGCGCGTCGTTAGAGAGTGACGAAGTATCTGAGTGCACCGACGCTTTTAAGGTTCAAGATCCTATTCAAAACATGCGACCGAAGATGCAAAAACGACGCCGTTTTCCTGAAGAAGCTTCAATGTTGTCGGATCTTGATCTCAGTTTAACACCAGGTTATAATCAGAAGGTGTATAATAGCCACCCTTTGCAGGACAATCACAGGCGACCAGGAACACCTTCGATGAATTCAGAAGAATCTGGAACAACTACGTGTTTTGAGAGTACTGTTGTTATTGGAGATGAACCCAAGTTACTAAGCTTGTTCAATTAGATTGTACCTATTTTTGTTATtaactttttaaatctttttcctGTTTTTACTATGGGGAAGGGTTTTTCCTGGAAGTAAATTCCGGAGAGTTTTTGTAAATCATTTTTGGCACTGGATTTCCGTCCTTTCAAGCTTCTTTATTACGAAATAGTGGAAAGGAGGGGAAAGTGAAAGTTTGCCAGtgattccttccttcttttgttatatttgtttttgttttcgtGTTCCATAACGAGTCTAATGAATGTTGGACATTGAATAAACGGATTGTTTATCTTATCTTGTTTCCTTTGTGTAATGTTGAACTGTAATCTTTAAATGatccaactatatatatatatatatatatatatatatatacacctgtGAATAACAAAACAAATAGAAATAGAATTAGATATACATTTCAGAATTTGCTATTTTTCATGTAAAACTTTGTTTAAATTTTAGATCTACCATTGTTGGTATGTCATAAtccaaagaaaaacaacaacaattactCTTCCGTTTCAAACAAGTCCAGCGAAGCTATATGAATCCTAACTGACCAAATAACTCTATATAAGTTTGTCTCAGGCAGTTAATTATtatgaaagaaaatgagaaggaaaaaaaaaatggacggTCTGCTATGAAGGTGAAGATGCTTATCATCTTTTATTGTTTAGAGGTTACCTAAGTCCTAGATTAGATAAGATTTTGGACTTAAATAACATTTAGTCACCATCATATTCTCAGGTCATGTTAAAACTAATACTAAAAATGTTGTTTTATATAAGGCCACATATGACGAGGTAAAAGGTTGTATACTTTGATAATTCTAATGCTAAGGGGATAAGAATTTAAAGAGAATAAAAAGAGGTAACACTTTGTGGTAGGGAGTTCCGAGTTGCTAGGGGGATGGAGTCAACATAATTGACTTGCCCACGTAAATTGGAGGTAGATATGTCCTAGAAGAAGTAGGTCATTGGACATTGTTTTTGGATTGGAGGAATCCATAGTTATCCAAAGTTGAGGTAAGCAAAAATATAAATGGAGTTAACTTCTATTATTGTAAACGAAAGGGACAACAAGTGGGTATGTTATTGTCGGCCGTGAAAACCTGGAAATGGACAAAGTGGTTGGATTTGCGAATCGGAGAGAGGCGACTTTTGGAGAGCGTTAAGAGGCGTAGTACTATACTACTACTTTTTCTTTCGCCACAAGTACTATTACTTACATGATATTGTGAAAGAAGAATCAAATGTATTACTAGTAGTGTGTGTTTACCATGAAAGGATGTGATGGACGAGGATGCTCCTCCCTTAATCACATATCGTGAGTttgaattttgggtataaaataATCATTGATAAGGAGCACTTATCAAAATGAAATTTCTACGTGACAATTTAATTTAGTCGAGATTTAATACGAAACgtagagaaatgaaaaataaaaaaaatatactctaTATATGTTTCTATCAAAGGATGACCACTAAGCTCACCTGCGATTATAATAGGTTAGATATAATTCAgtaaaatttgatttaaaatgtTATTGCATATCAAGAAATTCATTTAATTTGTATAGATTATCATACTTCAATTTCgaattattatcattatcttattttaaaattcagAATCATGAACTTAAAATTTGTACAAAGCAGTCTATGAAAGTGGGACGTGGTCCCGGGAAGAAAGGAAGCAAGAAGTTTGCAGTTTCTTCCGTCTTTATCAGCCAGTGAAATGAAACAGTACGGTCCATGTCAGCGTCGTGTTGGCAttgtcctttcttttttcttaattaataacGATCAGTTTAGTGCTAGAGCTCATATGAGTTAGCCGATAAAtgtcaaatttttaaaatatttttaggtGTTAGAAGTTTAATTTTACAGATAAATATTAtgtgtttggataaaaatattaaattttgaacacATAATAATACGATACTATTTTGATGAAGGAAAGAGGATCATGCATTGCGTTTTTGGTAAAAATAACTGTGACTTGTTTTTGGCTAGAAAATATCTTTTATttaaacgaaataaaataaCATTGCGTTCATAAGCCTATGAGGTATTTAAGACATTTATGTCCGTCCGGTAACCATATTGTGCTTGGGACGTCCTATAAACGatcttatatatttttttttaaaaagtaagaaATTTGGCTAGTGTACGTTAAATCAGGAAATTGTAATGCCTTCAGCCTATGTGCAGccttataaatttcatatttgacGCCAGAATAACTTAGGTCAGGTACATCTTGATCTACTTAAGACACCAGGAAAGGACAAAACTCCCGATGCACATAGATGTTTAAcctttactccctccgttccactTTAAGtctcttaattttctttttaatctatcTCAAAGAGAGTGTTTCTTTCGATATTTAATATGTTTACTGATTGACATCATAAGCTAGCAGAGTTTATGTCATGAGTTCGAAGGGCGTTTACTACGTTATCTGGCTTTTCACATTTAGgatgaaaaaattcaaaatttttaacATTAACTTTCGTGTGTAATGTCAATGAGCAACGATTGGGATGGAGAggtaattaattaattactttcttTCAGTACACAAAcacatcaaagatgactaattgacTATGATGTTTGGAAAAAGAG from Lycium ferocissimum isolate CSIRO_LF1 chromosome 2, AGI_CSIRO_Lferr_CH_V1, whole genome shotgun sequence includes:
- the LOC132046781 gene encoding LOB domain-containing protein 37 is translated as MSCNGCRVLRKGCSENCILRPCLQWIETPEAQGHATVFVAKFFGRAGLMSFISNVPENQRPALFQSLLYEAAGRTVNPVNGAVGLLWTGNWHVCQAAVETVLHGGALRPIPEFLGASLESDEVSECTDAFKVQDPIQNMRPKMQKRRRFPEEASMLSDLDLSLTPGYNQKVYNSHPLQDNHRRPGTPSMNSEESGTTTCFESTVVIGDEPKLLSLFN